Proteins encoded within one genomic window of Mycolicibacterium aubagnense:
- the ypfJ gene encoding KPN_02809 family neutral zinc metallopeptidase — protein sequence MTFNEGMEIDTSNTSTSGGGGFGGRGIAIGGGMGGLVIVVVAMFLGVDPSSILGHQNQAPQSSQGSSAYDLSKCKTGADANKYLECRIVATGNSVDGVWSQLLKGYRPPKIRLFSQSVNTACGPATTEVGPFYCPGDKTAYFDTSFFQTLVDRFGSSGGPLAQEYVVAHEFGHHVQDLLGDIGRAQTGRGGAEGNGVRTELQADCYAGVWAHYASTVKQKSTGVPYLQPLSDKDIADALSAAASVGDDHIQKQATGRVNPESWTHGSSAERQKWFTTGYQTGDPKQCDTYNAQNLG from the coding sequence ATGACCTTCAACGAAGGTATGGAGATCGACACGAGCAACACGTCGACCAGTGGGGGTGGCGGCTTCGGCGGCCGTGGCATCGCGATCGGCGGCGGCATGGGCGGTTTGGTGATCGTGGTGGTCGCCATGTTCCTCGGGGTGGACCCGAGTTCGATCCTCGGCCACCAGAACCAGGCACCCCAATCGAGCCAGGGCTCCAGCGCGTACGACCTGAGCAAGTGCAAGACCGGCGCCGACGCCAACAAGTACCTGGAGTGCCGCATCGTGGCGACAGGCAACTCGGTGGACGGCGTATGGTCCCAGCTGCTCAAGGGTTACCGCCCGCCGAAGATCCGGTTGTTCAGCCAGAGCGTCAACACCGCGTGCGGACCGGCCACCACCGAGGTCGGCCCGTTCTACTGCCCGGGCGACAAGACCGCCTATTTCGACACCAGCTTCTTCCAGACCCTCGTCGACCGATTCGGTTCCAGCGGTGGACCTTTGGCCCAGGAGTACGTGGTGGCGCACGAGTTCGGCCACCATGTGCAAGATTTGCTCGGTGACATCGGCCGGGCACAGACGGGCCGCGGCGGCGCCGAGGGCAACGGCGTGCGCACCGAACTGCAGGCCGACTGCTACGCCGGCGTGTGGGCCCACTACGCATCGACGGTCAAGCAGAAGAGTACGGGCGTGCCGTACCTGCAGCCGTTGAGCGACAAGGACATTGCCGATGCACTGTCCGCAGCCGCTTCCGTCGGTGACGACCATATTCAGAAGCAGGCCACCGGCCGCGTGAACCCCGAGTCCTGGACACACGGATCGTCAGCGGAGCGCCAGAAGTGGTTCACAACGGGCTACCAGACCGGTGATCCCAAGCAGTGCGACACCTACAACGCACAGAACCTGGGTTAG
- a CDS encoding carboxylesterase/lipase family protein, translated as MAVQPETIDRSTIVHTVAGALRGTTEGSVHVWRGVGYAEQPVGPLRFRAPQPLIPWIGIRDAIDHGPIPPQGKSFVGGGRDDPKMRDEACLTVTVWSPDVTGSLPVMVWIPGGAFVFGAGQLQLYNGSRLAANGDVVVVNVTYRLGVFGGFELGDLGPGFDDNLCLRDQIAALQWVRDNIAAFGGNPDQVTVFGESAGATSVLALLASPAADGLFGRAIAQSPALPLIADRETRARQAHEFVRRLDVGVDEIIALPQRQLRRAAGQLQGESAANSPKLAYGLTYGVDLLPAHPVTAARAGAVAKVPLIVGTNSREASMFAWGRPPMLPTTVPMVDDYFARIVPESKDVVLQAYPSYPRRRALIAIGSDVMFGAPTWAFADAYSRHAPTHVYRFDHTTWTLKVLGLGATHGSEIVHIQHSYGSYLGRMLHPLGRQVQPSVGRRMQRTWLDFATRSDGMADWPAYDTDRRATRVIGSMRDETIDDPDQVRRAVWEGLYAP; from the coding sequence GTGGCCGTCCAGCCCGAAACCATCGACCGTTCGACCATCGTTCACACCGTCGCGGGCGCCCTCCGGGGCACCACCGAAGGCAGCGTGCACGTATGGCGGGGCGTCGGCTACGCCGAGCAGCCCGTCGGCCCGTTGCGGTTCCGCGCTCCGCAGCCGCTGATCCCATGGATCGGCATTCGCGACGCCATCGACCACGGACCCATCCCGCCGCAGGGCAAGTCGTTCGTCGGTGGCGGGCGCGACGACCCCAAGATGCGGGATGAAGCCTGCCTGACCGTGACGGTGTGGTCACCCGATGTCACGGGTTCGCTGCCGGTGATGGTGTGGATTCCCGGCGGTGCGTTCGTGTTCGGGGCCGGCCAGCTACAGCTGTACAACGGCTCCCGGCTGGCGGCCAACGGCGATGTGGTGGTCGTCAACGTCACCTACCGGCTCGGCGTGTTCGGCGGCTTCGAACTCGGCGATCTTGGTCCGGGATTCGACGACAACCTGTGCTTGCGGGACCAGATCGCGGCGCTGCAATGGGTGCGCGACAACATTGCGGCATTCGGTGGGAATCCCGACCAGGTCACCGTGTTCGGCGAATCTGCGGGTGCCACGTCGGTGCTGGCGCTGCTGGCCAGTCCCGCCGCCGACGGGCTGTTCGGCCGGGCCATCGCGCAGAGCCCGGCGTTGCCGCTCATCGCCGACCGCGAAACCCGGGCGCGGCAGGCTCACGAATTCGTGCGCCGTCTGGACGTCGGCGTCGATGAAATCATCGCGCTGCCGCAGCGCCAACTACGCCGCGCCGCCGGCCAGCTGCAGGGAGAAAGTGCCGCCAACAGCCCGAAGTTGGCCTACGGGCTGACCTACGGTGTCGACCTGCTGCCGGCACATCCGGTGACGGCCGCCCGGGCCGGGGCGGTGGCGAAGGTGCCGTTGATCGTCGGCACCAACAGCCGCGAGGCGTCGATGTTCGCCTGGGGGAGGCCGCCGATGCTGCCCACCACGGTGCCGATGGTCGACGACTATTTCGCGCGTATCGTGCCGGAGTCCAAAGATGTTGTGCTGCAGGCCTATCCGAGCTATCCCCGCCGCCGGGCGCTGATCGCGATCGGCTCCGACGTCATGTTCGGCGCGCCGACGTGGGCCTTCGCGGACGCCTACAGCCGGCACGCGCCGACGCACGTCTACCGGTTCGACCACACCACCTGGACGCTCAAAGTGCTGGGCCTCGGCGCGACGCACGGCAGCGAGATCGTGCACATTCAGCACAGCTACGGTTCGTATCTGGGCCGGATGCTGCACCCGCTGGGGCGTCAGGTGCAGCCGTCGGTGGGCCGGCGCATGCAGCGCACGTGGCTGGATTTCGCGACCCGCTCGGACGGCATGGCGGACTGGCCGGCATACGACACCGACCGCCGGGCCACCCGGGTCATCGGTTCGATGCGTGACGAGACCATTGACGACCCCGACCAGGTGCGACGTGCGGTCTGGGAAGGGCTCTACGCGCCGTAG
- a CDS encoding oxidoreductase yields MSFALVGPGAIGSTIAALLYAAGREVVLCGRTAREQIEVRVDGAEPIVVPGPVHTDPQTVTGPVDVVLLAVKDTQYADAAPWLAGLCGKDTIVCALQNGVEQADRLRPYCPESAVVPAAIWIAAETQPDGWVQVRTAPRVVLPDVPAATRLAAALDGSGIDIELDADFLSAAWRKLLVNAVVGFMVLSGRRSGMFRRDDVAAVARRYLDECLSVARAEGATLPDSVVDEIADMLAQAPTDMATSMLIDREAGRPLEWDIRNGVIQRKAAVHGIATPISDILVPLLAAASDGPG; encoded by the coding sequence GTGAGCTTTGCCCTCGTAGGACCAGGCGCCATCGGATCGACCATCGCCGCACTGCTGTACGCAGCGGGTCGCGAGGTGGTGCTGTGCGGGCGGACCGCCCGGGAGCAGATCGAGGTCCGGGTCGACGGCGCCGAGCCGATCGTCGTACCGGGCCCGGTACACACCGATCCCCAAACCGTCACCGGCCCGGTCGACGTCGTACTGCTGGCGGTCAAGGACACCCAGTACGCCGATGCCGCTCCGTGGCTGGCCGGCTTGTGCGGCAAAGACACCATCGTCTGCGCACTACAGAACGGTGTCGAGCAGGCCGACCGCCTGCGGCCCTACTGTCCCGAATCCGCGGTCGTACCTGCGGCGATCTGGATCGCCGCGGAAACCCAACCCGACGGCTGGGTGCAGGTGCGCACCGCACCGCGGGTGGTCCTGCCCGATGTTCCGGCCGCGACCCGCCTGGCGGCGGCGCTGGACGGCAGCGGGATCGACATCGAATTGGACGCGGACTTCCTCAGTGCCGCGTGGCGCAAGCTGCTCGTCAATGCGGTGGTGGGTTTCATGGTCCTGTCCGGGCGCCGTTCGGGGATGTTCCGGCGCGACGACGTCGCCGCGGTGGCCCGTCGTTATCTGGACGAATGCCTTTCCGTCGCGCGAGCCGAGGGCGCGACGCTTCCCGACAGCGTGGTCGATGAGATCGCCGACATGCTCGCGCAGGCGCCCACCGACATGGCGACCTCGATGCTGATCGATCGCGAAGCAGGCCGTCCGCTGGAATGGGACATCCGCAACGGCGTCATTCAGCGCAAGGCCGCCGTGCACGGCATCGCCACCCCGATCAGCGACATCCTGGTGCCACTGCTGGCCGCGGCGAGTGACGGCCCGGGTTAA
- a CDS encoding winged helix-turn-helix transcriptional regulator translates to MTALQGVLADRDKWSAVGQCAIEKTMSLVGTTSAMLLLREAYYGTTRFDDFARRVGITKAATSARLAELVEAGLLTKQPYQEPGQRSRDEYVLTQAGTDFMPVVWAMFEWGRHHLGDTGLRLTHLGCGADATVEIRCAEGHEVPPEELGMKLARRRGR, encoded by the coding sequence ATGACAGCGCTCCAGGGTGTCCTCGCCGATCGCGACAAGTGGTCGGCCGTCGGCCAGTGCGCCATCGAGAAGACGATGTCGTTGGTCGGCACCACATCGGCGATGCTGCTCCTGCGCGAGGCCTACTACGGCACAACACGATTCGACGACTTCGCCCGACGGGTCGGCATCACCAAGGCGGCCACCTCGGCCCGGCTGGCGGAGCTGGTCGAGGCCGGGCTGCTCACCAAACAGCCGTACCAGGAGCCCGGCCAGCGCAGCCGCGACGAGTACGTGCTGACCCAGGCCGGCACGGACTTCATGCCGGTGGTGTGGGCGATGTTCGAGTGGGGCAGGCACCATCTGGGCGACACCGGCCTGCGGCTCACGCACCTGGGTTGCGGCGCCGACGCCACCGTGGAGATCCGCTGCGCGGAGGGACACGAGGTCCCACCGGAGGAGCTCGGAATGAAGCTGGCCCGCCGCCGCGGTCGGTAA
- a CDS encoding MPT63 family protein: MKVTGTAVAVLSVIGIAGAPIASAGYPLVGKLGSTMTMTDTVGQVQLSWRVSDLKPSSDVMPGYPVAGKLWEATATVRALSGPVTPGVSQFNAVAPNQASYRVLWMVASPVNISGATIPQGGQSTGKIHFDVTGPAPTTVTMNNGMEDLMVWTP; the protein is encoded by the coding sequence GTGAAAGTCACCGGAACAGCTGTTGCGGTTCTCTCGGTCATCGGCATCGCCGGTGCGCCGATCGCGTCGGCCGGCTATCCACTCGTCGGCAAGCTCGGCAGCACCATGACGATGACCGATACGGTCGGTCAGGTTCAACTGAGCTGGCGGGTCTCGGACCTCAAGCCGAGCTCCGATGTCATGCCGGGCTATCCGGTCGCCGGAAAGCTGTGGGAGGCCACGGCCACCGTCCGCGCGCTCAGCGGCCCGGTGACCCCCGGTGTTTCACAGTTCAACGCTGTCGCGCCCAACCAGGCCAGCTACCGCGTGCTGTGGATGGTGGCCAGCCCGGTCAACATCAGCGGCGCGACCATCCCGCAGGGCGGGCAATCGACCGGAAAGATCCACTTCGACGTCACAGGCCCCGCACCCACGACGGTAACGATGAACAACGGCATGGAGGACCTGATGGTCTGGACCCCGTGA
- a CDS encoding SRPBCC family protein translates to MRTYQCERVGVDFIDSAPFRFVSKVDLAIKPEQLFEVFADETAWPHWATLITNVEWTSPKPYGVGTTRTVTMRGHIVGDEEFIGWEPFSYMAFRFNTSTSNMLSAFAEGYTVEETADGCHLTWVMAMKPNGLAGELGMRAGRPVMAWLFQRFLHNLRRYCGERYGDERYGA, encoded by the coding sequence ATGAGGACCTACCAGTGCGAACGCGTCGGCGTGGATTTCATCGACAGCGCACCGTTCCGCTTCGTCAGCAAAGTCGATCTGGCGATCAAGCCGGAGCAGCTGTTCGAGGTCTTCGCGGATGAGACAGCCTGGCCGCACTGGGCGACGTTGATCACCAACGTGGAATGGACCAGCCCGAAGCCGTACGGCGTGGGCACCACCCGCACGGTGACCATGCGCGGCCACATCGTCGGCGACGAGGAGTTCATCGGCTGGGAACCGTTCTCCTACATGGCTTTCCGATTCAACACCAGCACCTCGAACATGCTTTCGGCCTTCGCCGAGGGCTATACCGTCGAAGAGACCGCGGATGGCTGCCACCTGACGTGGGTGATGGCCATGAAGCCGAACGGTCTCGCCGGTGAGCTGGGCATGCGAGCCGGCCGGCCCGTGATGGCGTGGCTGTTCCAGCGGTTCCTGCACAACCTGCGCCGCTACTGTGGCGAACGCTACGGGGACGAACGCTACGGCGCGTAG
- a CDS encoding flavin-containing monooxygenase, giving the protein MTPQGHTTGVDAVVVGAGFAGLYLIYELRKHGFSARVFEAGNDIGGTWYWNRYPGARVDIPSLDYMFSFDPDWHRDWQWSEKYATQPEILRYLGHVADKFDLRRDIALGTRVTGAHWTDGTWRVRTDYGDDVTCRHLVMATGCLSIPKEPDIPGIETFTGETFHTHRWPHEPVDFTGKRVGVIGTGSSGIQSIPLIAAQAAQLTVFQRTPCFSIPAHNGPVSAEKLHALADEPAYRAAARASFGGVPQERTLIPTFAVPAAYRQQRYERAWQIGELLETLNVFSDLMSNPAANESFADFVRDKIRAAVHDPRTAELLCPNDYPVGAKRLCLDTDYYATFNEPHVRLVDLRTQPLVGVSETGVKTVGESFGLDALVFATGFDAITGAVTAIDIAGRDGLALKDKWAQGPSTYLGLTTTGFPNLFLITGPGSPSVLSNMAVSIEQHVELVVGAMAYLRAHGFDTIEPTPTAEAGWMQHVADAGAITMFPQANSWYVGANIPGKARVFMPYAAGVDFYAAACADVVSQDYLGFQLTGPHGSQCHDGVVRRLQPDVQMVLDMVAAMNPPPLESLPVDVARATMVEANAARPPGPDVGELIDGRFPGAAGELDYRLYRPATPRPHPVLVYFHGGGWVLGDATSDDPLCRDLCVRADALVISMNYRHAPEHPFPAAVEDGIAALQWVADNAGALGGLPHRLAVAGWSAGGNIAAGVCQWARDHGGPHLSGQLLLTPVTDAQPYPSYEENADGYGLTTPLMQWFDEHYGGPADDPRRAPLRGDLAGLPPSMVVTCEFDPLRDEGNAYAAALAGAGVPTEHVQARGHTHLSTTMVGMVVSGEPIRDQMAAALRRFLTT; this is encoded by the coding sequence ATGACGCCACAAGGCCACACCACAGGCGTCGACGCCGTCGTGGTCGGAGCCGGGTTCGCCGGCCTGTACCTGATATACGAACTGCGCAAGCACGGCTTCTCAGCTCGCGTCTTCGAGGCCGGCAACGACATCGGCGGCACCTGGTACTGGAATCGGTATCCGGGCGCGCGGGTCGACATCCCCAGCCTTGACTACATGTTCAGCTTCGACCCCGACTGGCACCGGGACTGGCAGTGGTCGGAGAAGTACGCCACCCAGCCGGAGATTCTGCGCTACCTGGGCCACGTCGCCGACAAGTTCGACCTGCGCCGCGACATTGCGCTCGGCACCCGCGTCACCGGCGCGCACTGGACCGACGGAACCTGGCGCGTGCGCACCGACTACGGCGACGACGTCACGTGCCGTCACCTGGTGATGGCCACGGGCTGCCTGTCGATACCCAAAGAACCCGATATCCCCGGCATCGAAACCTTCACAGGCGAAACGTTCCACACCCACCGCTGGCCCCACGAACCGGTCGACTTCACCGGCAAGCGGGTCGGGGTGATCGGCACGGGATCGTCTGGCATCCAATCGATTCCGTTGATCGCCGCGCAGGCCGCACAACTGACCGTCTTCCAGCGCACGCCGTGCTTCTCCATCCCGGCCCACAACGGGCCGGTGTCGGCGGAAAAGCTGCATGCACTGGCCGACGAGCCGGCCTACCGGGCCGCGGCGCGGGCCTCGTTCGGCGGGGTACCGCAGGAGCGCACGCTGATCCCGACGTTCGCGGTGCCCGCGGCCTACCGCCAGCAGCGCTACGAACGGGCCTGGCAGATCGGCGAACTACTGGAAACGCTCAACGTGTTCTCGGACCTGATGAGCAACCCGGCAGCCAACGAGTCGTTCGCCGACTTCGTCCGCGACAAGATCCGCGCGGCCGTGCACGATCCGCGGACCGCAGAACTGTTGTGCCCCAATGACTATCCGGTCGGAGCGAAACGCCTGTGCCTCGACACCGACTACTATGCGACGTTCAACGAGCCCCATGTGCGCCTCGTCGACCTGCGGACCCAGCCGTTGGTCGGGGTCAGCGAAACCGGCGTCAAGACCGTAGGTGAGTCCTTCGGTCTCGACGCGCTGGTGTTCGCCACGGGCTTCGACGCCATCACCGGCGCGGTGACGGCCATCGACATCGCCGGGCGCGACGGACTCGCACTGAAAGACAAATGGGCACAAGGGCCGTCGACCTACCTCGGCCTCACCACCACCGGGTTCCCGAACCTGTTCCTCATCACCGGACCGGGCAGTCCGTCGGTGCTGTCCAACATGGCGGTGTCCATCGAGCAGCACGTCGAACTCGTCGTCGGCGCGATGGCGTATCTGCGTGCGCATGGTTTCGACACCATCGAACCGACGCCGACCGCCGAAGCCGGCTGGATGCAGCACGTCGCCGACGCGGGCGCCATCACGATGTTCCCGCAAGCGAATTCGTGGTACGTCGGCGCCAACATCCCCGGCAAGGCTCGGGTCTTCATGCCGTACGCCGCGGGCGTCGACTTCTATGCCGCCGCCTGCGCCGACGTCGTCAGCCAGGACTACCTCGGTTTTCAGCTGACCGGCCCCCACGGTTCGCAATGCCACGACGGTGTGGTCCGGCGGCTGCAACCCGACGTCCAGATGGTGCTGGACATGGTGGCGGCGATGAATCCGCCTCCACTGGAATCACTTCCGGTCGACGTGGCGCGCGCCACCATGGTCGAGGCGAATGCCGCCCGGCCGCCGGGTCCGGACGTCGGCGAGCTCATCGACGGCCGATTCCCCGGTGCCGCAGGCGAACTCGACTACCGGCTGTACCGTCCGGCGACGCCCCGGCCACACCCGGTCCTCGTCTACTTCCACGGCGGCGGCTGGGTACTGGGTGACGCGACGTCCGACGATCCGCTGTGCCGCGACCTGTGCGTGCGGGCCGATGCCCTGGTCATCTCGATGAACTACCGGCACGCCCCGGAGCATCCGTTCCCCGCGGCCGTCGAGGACGGTATCGCCGCCCTGCAGTGGGTCGCCGACAACGCCGGCGCCCTCGGTGGACTTCCCCACCGGTTGGCGGTCGCCGGATGGAGCGCCGGCGGCAACATCGCCGCCGGCGTGTGCCAGTGGGCCCGCGATCACGGCGGCCCGCACCTCAGCGGGCAACTTCTGCTGACGCCGGTGACCGACGCGCAGCCGTACCCGTCCTACGAGGAGAACGCCGACGGCTACGGGCTCACCACACCACTCATGCAGTGGTTCGATGAGCACTACGGCGGCCCCGCCGACGATCCGCGCCGGGCCCCGCTGCGCGGCGACCTCGCCGGCCTGCCACCGTCGATGGTGGTGACGTGTGAGTTCGACCCGCTCCGAGACGAAGGCAACGCCTACGCCGCCGCGCTGGCCGGAGCGGGGGTGCCGACCGAGCACGTGCAAGCCCGCGGCCACACGCACCTGTCGACGACGATGGTCGGCATGGTCGTGTCGGGAGAACCCATCCGCGACCAGATGGCCGCGGCGCTGCGGAGGTTCTTGACTACTTAG
- a CDS encoding nitroreductase family deazaflavin-dependent oxidoreductase: MTEFTDAASFHAFNAAIVDEFRANGGKVGGQFEGGNLLLLHTTGAKSGQPRMSPLAYLPVDGKIIIVGSKAGADTHPDWVHNLRANPAAHIEIGTDSYEVVARELPDDEREATYPLVTAVAPVFADYQAKTARVIPLFELVRA; the protein is encoded by the coding sequence ATGACCGAATTCACGGACGCCGCGTCCTTCCACGCCTTCAACGCCGCCATCGTCGACGAGTTCCGCGCCAACGGCGGCAAGGTGGGTGGACAGTTCGAGGGCGGCAACCTGCTGCTGTTGCACACCACGGGTGCCAAGTCGGGGCAGCCGCGGATGTCGCCGCTGGCGTACCTGCCGGTCGACGGCAAGATCATCATCGTCGGCTCGAAGGCCGGCGCAGACACCCATCCCGACTGGGTCCACAACCTCCGCGCCAACCCGGCCGCGCACATCGAGATCGGCACCGATTCCTACGAGGTCGTCGCCCGCGAACTGCCCGATGACGAGCGCGAGGCCACGTATCCGCTCGTCACGGCCGTGGCCCCCGTCTTCGCCGACTACCAGGCGAAGACGGCGCGCGTCATTCCGCTGTTCGAGCTGGTTCGCGCCTGA
- the aspS gene encoding aspartate--tRNA ligase: MLRSHAAGSLRSTDAGQTVTLAGWVARRRDHGGVIFIDLRDASGVSQVVFRDAAVLEQAHRLRAEFCVQVTGVVEVRPEGNANKDIATGDIEVNAVALTVLSESAPLPFQLDETPGEEARLKYRYLDLRREGPGNAIRLRAKVNAAARAVLDKQDFIEIETPTMTRSTPEGARDFLVPARLQPGSFYALPQSPQLFKQLLMVAGMERYYQIARCYRDEDFRADRQPEFTQLDLEMSFVGADDVMGVAEAVLAALWKLIDVDLPLPLPRISYDEAMRRFGSDKPDLRFAVELVECTDYFKETPFRVFQAPYVGAVVMPGGASQPRRTLDGWQEFAKQRGHKGLAYVLVGEDGELGGPVAKNLTDAERAGLAEHVGAKVGDCIFFAAGPAKGARALLGATRIEIAKRLDLIDPNAWAFTWVVDWPMFESADAATASGDVAVGSGAWTAMHHAFTAPTPESEATFDTDPGAALSDAYDIVCNGNEIGGGSIRIHRRDVQERVFAMMGIDHDEAQEKFGFLLDAFAFGAPPHGGLAFGWDRIVALLAGMDSIREVIAFPKSGGGVDPLTEAPAPITAQQRKESGIDFKPEAKSEAKAEAK; this comes from the coding sequence GTGTTGCGCAGCCACGCCGCCGGTTCGTTGCGGTCCACCGACGCCGGCCAGACGGTGACCCTCGCCGGATGGGTGGCGCGCCGGCGCGACCACGGCGGCGTCATCTTCATCGACCTGCGCGACGCCTCCGGGGTCTCCCAGGTGGTGTTCCGTGACGCCGCGGTGCTGGAGCAGGCGCATCGGCTGCGCGCCGAGTTCTGCGTCCAGGTGACCGGCGTCGTCGAGGTGCGCCCGGAAGGCAATGCCAACAAGGACATCGCGACCGGTGACATCGAGGTGAATGCGGTGGCGCTCACTGTGTTGTCCGAGAGCGCCCCGCTGCCGTTCCAGCTCGACGAGACGCCGGGCGAGGAAGCCCGCCTGAAGTACCGCTACCTGGACCTGCGCCGGGAAGGCCCGGGTAACGCGATTCGCTTGCGCGCCAAGGTCAACGCAGCGGCCCGCGCGGTGCTCGACAAGCAGGACTTCATCGAGATCGAGACGCCGACCATGACCCGGTCGACGCCTGAGGGCGCCCGTGACTTCCTGGTGCCCGCCCGCCTGCAGCCGGGCTCGTTCTACGCGCTGCCGCAGAGCCCGCAGCTGTTCAAGCAGCTGCTCATGGTGGCCGGCATGGAGCGCTACTACCAGATTGCCCGCTGCTACCGCGACGAGGATTTCCGCGCCGACCGCCAGCCCGAGTTCACCCAGCTGGACCTCGAGATGAGCTTCGTGGGCGCCGACGACGTCATGGGCGTCGCCGAAGCGGTGCTGGCGGCACTGTGGAAGTTGATCGACGTCGACCTGCCGCTGCCGCTGCCGCGCATCAGCTACGACGAGGCCATGCGCCGCTTCGGTTCGGACAAGCCGGACCTGCGCTTCGCCGTCGAGCTGGTTGAGTGCACGGACTACTTCAAGGAGACCCCGTTCCGGGTGTTCCAGGCGCCCTACGTGGGCGCGGTCGTCATGCCGGGTGGTGCGTCACAGCCGCGCCGCACGCTCGACGGCTGGCAGGAGTTCGCCAAGCAGCGCGGCCACAAGGGCCTGGCCTACGTGCTCGTGGGCGAGGACGGCGAGCTGGGCGGCCCGGTGGCCAAGAACCTCACCGACGCCGAGCGAGCTGGTCTGGCCGAGCACGTCGGCGCGAAGGTGGGGGACTGCATCTTCTTCGCGGCCGGTCCGGCCAAGGGTGCCCGTGCCCTGCTCGGTGCCACCCGCATCGAGATCGCCAAGCGCCTCGACCTGATCGATCCCAACGCCTGGGCGTTCACCTGGGTGGTGGACTGGCCGATGTTCGAGTCCGCCGATGCGGCGACGGCCTCGGGCGACGTCGCCGTCGGTTCGGGTGCCTGGACTGCCATGCACCATGCCTTCACCGCGCCCACCCCCGAGTCGGAGGCGACCTTCGACACCGATCCCGGCGCTGCACTGTCCGACGCTTACGACATCGTCTGCAACGGCAACGAAATCGGCGGCGGCTCGATCCGCATCCACCGCCGCGACGTCCAGGAGCGGGTGTTCGCGATGATGGGTATCGACCATGACGAGGCCCAGGAGAAATTCGGATTCCTGCTGGACGCCTTCGCCTTTGGCGCGCCGCCGCACGGTGGTCTGGCCTTCGGCTGGGACCGGATTGTAGCGCTGCTGGCTGGGATGGACTCGATTCGCGAGGTCATCGCGTTCCCGAAGTCCGGCGGCGGCGTCGACCCGCTGACCGAAGCCCCGGCGCCGATCACCGCGCAGCAGCGCAAGGAGTCGGGCATCGACTTCAAGCCCGAAGCCAAGTCAGAAGCCAAGGCCGAGGCTAAGTAG
- a CDS encoding thiolase family protein: protein MSGYTDRDAVIVAAVRTPVGKGKASGALHDVLPADLLAHSLRSVVDRTGVDPALVDDVIAGAVTQAGDQAANIARNAVLGAGFPESVPGTTVDRQCGSSQQAISFAAQGVLAGSYDAVIAAGVESMSRVPMGAAVLPGSNPFGVGMAERYPEGLVPQGISAELIAARWNFSRAQLDEFSAASHEKAARAAKDGLFDNELVPVAGLTTDETIRPGTSVESLSGLKPAFYSDAYGARFPQIRWEITPGNSSPLSDGSAAVMITSGAFARSHGLEPLARIHTMTAVGSDPLYMLTGVIPATAKVLSRSGLSLSDIDLFEVNEAFAPVVLAWAADIGADLAKTNVNGGAIAIGHPLGASGARIMSTLVNALDQRGGRYGLQVMCEGGGMANATIIERL, encoded by the coding sequence ATGTCCGGATACACAGACCGCGACGCCGTCATCGTGGCTGCCGTACGCACGCCCGTCGGCAAGGGCAAAGCGAGCGGCGCGTTGCACGACGTTCTTCCCGCCGATCTGCTGGCCCACAGCCTGCGGTCGGTCGTGGACCGCACGGGCGTCGATCCCGCACTGGTCGACGACGTCATCGCCGGTGCGGTCACGCAAGCCGGCGATCAGGCGGCCAACATCGCCCGTAACGCCGTGCTGGGCGCGGGTTTCCCCGAGAGCGTGCCCGGCACCACCGTGGACCGGCAGTGCGGCAGCTCGCAGCAGGCCATCTCGTTTGCCGCACAGGGCGTGCTCGCCGGGTCGTACGACGCGGTGATCGCCGCCGGCGTCGAGTCGATGTCCCGGGTCCCGATGGGCGCGGCCGTGCTGCCCGGCAGCAACCCGTTCGGCGTCGGCATGGCCGAGCGCTATCCCGAAGGTCTTGTCCCCCAGGGCATCAGCGCCGAGTTGATCGCCGCGCGGTGGAACTTCTCGCGCGCCCAACTCGATGAGTTCTCCGCCGCCAGCCACGAGAAGGCGGCGCGGGCCGCCAAGGACGGGCTGTTCGACAACGAACTGGTGCCGGTGGCCGGCCTGACCACCGACGAGACCATCCGGCCCGGCACTTCCGTGGAGTCACTGTCCGGATTGAAGCCCGCGTTTTACAGCGACGCCTACGGCGCACGTTTCCCGCAAATCCGTTGGGAGATCACGCCCGGCAACTCGTCGCCGCTGTCCGACGGCAGCGCCGCGGTCATGATCACCAGCGGCGCCTTCGCCCGCAGCCACGGCCTTGAGCCGTTGGCCCGCATCCACACCATGACCGCGGTCGGCTCGGATCCGTTGTACATGCTGACCGGCGTCATCCCGGCGACCGCGAAGGTGCTCTCCCGCTCCGGCCTGTCGCTGTCCGACATCGACCTGTTCGAGGTGAACGAGGCGTTCGCGCCCGTCGTGCTGGCGTGGGCCGCCGATATCGGTGCTGATCTCGCCAAGACGAACGTCAACGGCGGCGCCATCGCCATCGGCCACCCACTCGGCGCCAGCGGCGCGCGCATCATGAGCACCCTGGTCAACGCCCTCGATCAGCGCGGCGGACGCTACGGGCTGCAGGTGATGTGCGAGGGTGGCGGCATGGCGAACGCCACCATCATCGAGCGGCTGTAG